The nucleotide window GACATTCAGCAAAAATTTCAGAGACGAAATGCAGGTTGTGGGTAAATTCAAAGGTATCTTGGGGATCGCTACGCATAGAATTGGTATAGCGCATCAAACAGATCAAACAAATCAACTCAAAATCCGAAACCTGTCAATTAAATCAACTTCAAGGCCAAAGTTGATTTGATTGACATATGATGAGCGCTGCCTACAGGCAGCATTTCTGCAGCCTGAAGCCATACCCAGTTGTAGGCCTTGACACCTGAGGCTCGTTCTTGCAATAGGGGTGGCCCACATCTATGTGCAGGGACTTAATAGGCAGCCGTGCTGTTAACGGCCTACGTGAATGAGCGGCTTGATATTGACATCTGACCTACTCTTGCTCCTTTTCCTGGCAAAACGTGATCCGGTTCCCAAACGGGTCAACAACCGCCATCTCCACAGTGCTAGGCGCCGGTCCCTCCTCAATGCCTGGATTCATGCGCCTGTACCCCTTGGCTCCCAGCTCGCCGTGGTACGCTGCCAGCCCTTTCATCCCCACTCGCACATGTACTCCGGGACTGCCATCGCCGTGGTGCTCGCTCAGGTGCAGCACCAGCCCGCCTCGCGAGACCTGGCGATACAGAGGCGCGTTGTCGCCGAATCTATGGTCCCAGTCGACCTTGAAAGCGAGGTATCCCAGGTAGAATTCGTCCGCCTTAGCAATGTCGAAGATGCGGAGAATGGGGATGGCATATTGGAATTCGATAGACATGGTGTCTTTGCAAGCGCGTCGTGCGGTCAAAGAGGGGTAATGGTCGGAAAACGAGCACAGTTCTTGCCAGTGGATGTATTTATATCTGTGCTGAACATACGTTGCAGCAAGGAACAGTGACATTGCCAGAACAAGTTCTGATTTCGTCCTCGGCAGGTGCGGGGCGGTCGCAAGGGTGAGGACGAGACGGGGCACTGCTGCAAACCCCCTTTGGGCTTAGCGGGTTGCACCTTGCAAAAGCTGACGCCAAAGCCGAAAGGCGGAGAGCCGAGCCACTGAACATGACGACAACACGCCAGCGCGGacggcacagcagcagcagccttcAAGTGGGGCTGGGGGAGAGGCTGCGCCAGGAAGAGTAGTTGTCCGGCTCCCCCTACCCTTACACCTAACTAGAAGAAGGCAGTCATGAATTTCGCGTGGCCATGCCAAAAGTATCCCTTGTAAAAGCAGGCGAGAAACGGCACGATTACTACCACGCCATCAGCAAAAGTGTAGGCCCACACCTCGTGTGGAATAATAGCACCCTACACGTTATGCGACGCAGGACGTGTCTGCCCGCACATGCACCTTGCAAAGAGAGAGGCCGAGCTACTGACcgcaggagcagctcgactGATCAGGGTTTATCCTGTCACCATGACCTTTGAATGCCCTGGTCCAGTGTATTGAAGATCGTTGCTGTGTCACCCCAAAACTGTGGGTTAGTGTGTATTCCGTAAATGTGTCTGCCGATGAGAGTGCCTCCGGGTATCATGATATGGTCTCCAAGAAAATATGGCCCGTTTGTGCGGCGATTGGTTATAGGTCCAGGCGGGTGGAGGCGCAAAGTCTCGTAAATAACTGCCGCCAACAGTGGTACCCCATTTAAATCGTCATCAGAGTAATCTATCGGAATACTTTTCAGGAGATCAGAATGAAGTCGCTCCTGAATTTTCTCGTTCTTGGCCAGTTCGAACATGGCGCTCATTAATCCGGACTCGACATTCTCTGTTGCAGCCACAAACAATTGCTTGAGATTTGACCGGTAATGGAAGTCGGATATTATTCCATTCTTGCGCGCTTGACTCAAACGATATATGaccttgtcctcgccgcccggcaAAGGGGTATGATCCAACCGGAGGTTAGCATGCTCCAAAAGCATCGCTTCGAACTTGTTGAACAGGTCGCTTGTACGGCGAGTAATTTTCCACGTCCAGGGTAGGCGGTCAAGCACAGGAAAGAGGCATTTGAGTTTCCCGATGACGGTATTATTTTGCGCGGCAAGGACCGCCTGGATATTGCTTTCGGAGAAGTTCAATGAGTCGAACTCGTGATCCAGGAAGTGTTCTCCACAAATCGACGCAGACCATTGGAAAATCGGGTCGCTAATAGAGGTGCCTACACCCTCTTCAAGGGTCATTTGGTCCTGTAGAAGCTGCAAGGCTAGTTGAAAGGACCTTGCCTTGATTGATGTAATGTCAGGTTCTCTCCCGATTCCTGGTCTAATTATCTTGCTGAACTGTTTGTGCAGATCACCATCGGAGTCCACGATGTTCTCACCAAACAgctgggcggtggtgctcCATGGAACACGGAGGTAGGCTCCGTTTCTGTTCAATCTGCCGTCCTTATCTCGAAACATCTGAGAGAGATACTCTGGCTTCGTGAGAAGAACAGTCCATTGCCCGTCCTGCCACAGGCCAACTGCGCCATGTTTCTCTGTGTGCTTGCGGATTCGAGCATTATAGAAATCCACCTTCGATGCACCTCGCAGGGTGTCGTAAACTTGGGCGAACAATGACACGGTGGGTATGCTGCGAATGTGGCTTTCTGCAAGTCAGCTCGACGGAGGTGGGGTAATGACGTTACGACGGATGCGGCAGGCCAAGCACACAATGTCTGAGACTGTATCAAGGTGACGCCCGACGCAGCCGTGCTAGTGTCACATTTGCGGCTTCATtcccgtgacgacgacgacccgtGTCAAGCTTCTGGGAACGCTCAAGCTTGTCGCCTACCTACGCAGCGTTGCGTTCTCGGATGAAGGCTTTCATTTTGCCCTTGCACACAAATGTATCGGGACCGCATTACGGACGCTGTTGAAGAGCTACGTGGGGCGACATCAGAGGAAGGTAAATATGTGTGGGTTACCTATCGGACAACGTTACTAGCGGTTCTCAGAGTCTCAACTTAACCTAGAGCCCTGTGCAAAGAGATCCTGGTATATGCTTTGAAGTATTTCCATGTCGAGCCGAAGCGCACTTGAGGTGGTCGCGGACTGTCGCAGGAACTGTATCGTCCGTTCGAAGAGCCCTCTTAGGAGTTTTCCATCTATGGTGCTTCGCAACGCAGAATCCTTATAGGCGGCTGTGAGGACAAGAAGGTTGCTCCATTGGCTACAGGTTGTCAGTGACAATCAGTTCCGATGTGGTATGCTATAAACTTACGCGTGGGCGGTACCAAAAACGTTGGTCACAATGGGACGCAGGTTTCCGAGACCGTGAAAGGCTCTTGTGCTTTCTATAAGGGCTTCGATCCCTCTTTGCGCGTGCTCGATCACGCGTTGATAGAGTGACGGTTCTACAGCCGCAAGGAATTGCTTCCGCTCGAGCACCATGCGGATGAAAGGACGATATGTGATAGCCTGGGCACCCCAGTACTTGCCTCGCAGTCGAGCGCTGAGGATGTCACCGGCCGGGGGGTCACCTGGTTTGATGGCAAAGTGGGATGTGACCCGCTCCAAGCTTGAGACCACGTCGGAAAGCGTCGAGGCGGTTTCAAGCCAGTTCCCCAGACGGAAGGATCTCGAATCAATGCCGCTATCGGGCGCATAAAATGTCCTGTGAATGGTGTTGAGATGAGTTCTCAGGGCGAGCTGTGCTGAATAGCTCTCCAGAACCTCTTGGTTAAAGCCGTGAAGGAGCATGAGGCTCAAGTTGGGAGGCGGCATGTCGTTCTCATAGGAGAGGAGTCCGGAGTGAGGCAGGGGCAGCTCGGCAATTAAATCACTTGAATCGGCAAGATCAGCACTTTGTTGACTTCGAAGGAGGACTGTGCCGCACCTTTCGAGTTGCAGACATGTCCAAAACGCCAAGGCGAACTGGTTGGACCTCGTGTCCTTAGGTAACTCATTCTTTTCTCTCAGTCCCCTCAATTTGCTAAAGCTCCTAAGCCACGGATCAGCACGAATTAGTGGATTTTGTTTACCCATGGGAACTTACGGTCGCAAAAAGGCTTGAAGCTTGTGGCCAGCTGCATGAATAAAGGCGAAACTCTCGAGGGGTCGTGCCAATTGGCCATAATAAAGCCCCGCGAATATGTTGGTATACACAATACCCATGCTGTTGTACGCTCCTAGGTAGTTCCCCAGGATGTCTGTAGCTAATGCGAAGTACTCCAGGCCTAGAATTACTTCATAGTTCTTCTTCATGTCATAGCCCTGGAGGACCTGACCCTGACCGTGACCGGACGACCGTCTACCCGGAGGCATGCGTTCCGATTCCTTGGGTTTAGCCGGGCCAGACGACTGTGATTCTGTCGCGCGGTTGGGGAGGGAGTCTTGTATCGGTGACTGCGGCACTCCATTGCGGCTAAATGGACTACCATGCAGGACCTGTTCGGAGTGATGGAGGGCATCCGGAACGTTGTCGCGGTAAAGACAGACTTTCCCTAGCGCCAGGACCGTTAGGATCAACGCGCTGTGGACCGACCTGTCCGGCTTTCCGGCCCTCACCGCACCCGCTATCGTGGCCCTATAAGGTTCCGGAGACCGCTTGCGCTTTGACCCTGTAGTTTCCACGGGAGTTCGAACGGCGaacgccgtcctcgaggcccggGGTTTCGACGTCTTGGCTTGCACTCTCGGCAAACTGTCTAGGAAATGTCTGACCCATTCATTCAGCACCTTGGGCTGGATGATGGGGTGCATGTTCAGGATATTGTCTTGGAAGCTTTCCACGTAAGCCCAGACTTTGGATTCTGAAAAGTCTGGATTGCCGTCGAACGCCAGAACTCCACCTCGGTATTCCACTTGCTCAGCCGGGCTGAGACCGCCTAGGTGCCCCCAGTCGGCAGCCGGTGACTGCGATGCCATATTGGATGAGCGGTCCGCCACTTCTAGCTGGCCATGATCCAGGACCTCCCTTGGCTGGCATGACGGATGAGATgcttcgccgcggccgtAGAAATCGAAGTTGAGACTCACTAAGGCCCAATCCTGGTTTCGCGGGCCTTACTCCCATCATCCTtggaggagacggcgcgaATATATGCTGGCCAAACTGATTCAGACAACAATGCACAGTCTACAGGGGAGAACCAGCAACCCTCTCTTTTTTTGGCCGCGCCAACCCCTTTCCTTTCACTGTTGATCCAAGCTCGGTACAGACAGTGTACACCGCACTATCTCCGGCCCTGCCACCTTCCACTGCAAACACAACGGCGGGGACTCAGTCAGTCCCACCGACAGAGTGCGGGCAGCCAGAGTTCCCGTCCCTGCCCAGTACTGAGTTTTCCAAATATGAGTCAAAAGCCAGGTATGATATTGTCTCACAGATCTTGGTAGGTGGTAACTTGAAACGTCCCTAAGCTAAAAGCGTTGCAGGTTCGAGAACAGCTCGAAGGGTGTTCCCCTTTTTGCAAGTTGTTACACGGGTATGTCCACTCATATGGACCCGGCCGTGGAGTGCCTACGTGGACTATCAGTAAGGAGTCTACATAGTGTACAAGAGGTCGGTGACACAACCCGGCCCGATGATGCAGACAGAGTATCCGTCGCCGTTTGGTACTGTTCGCGGCGGAGAGCTGCGAGAGAGCTGGTCGATTGGCCCTGGTATAGGCGCTCTTACGCATtgcggccgtcgtcctcgcacTGGAAAATCGTTTGATAGCTGAATCTCGTAATCAAACCGCAGCTGCCATGGTGGCTCGTTCAGCCCAGGTGAGCCATGTGGCTGTGGAGCTGACGTGAATGTGTCGGGGTGCGAGGCGAAAATAGTATAGGGAGCCCCTTCGTCTCCGATGCCATAATGCCGGCCAATGCTAGTCTGTGAGCTGTTGGACGAAGACGTCACACCGGGCTGAACTGTGATGAATTTTCAGCGCCTGCATTGTGGGACACCtgtatggatggatggatggattttATGACGCCCGGAGGGTAAGTCCTTACCCACAGTGGTCGAAAAGAGCCTAGAACGAGCTTCGTTGCACAGGGCGACAAAGAACCATTCCCAGCTGAGTAAGAGCTACTGCAGGTAGTCGCTCCTCACCGCCAATTCATTAGATGTCAATGCTGTTTATTACGCTCGCAGGGGATCCTGGATTCCCGGAGGGCCTCGACCTGCCGCGCCGAATGGTACTCGTCGCAACCTCGGTGCTGCCGCGCTGCAAGCCCGTTGACGTGCACCTGGGAGCCATTGGCAAGCTCTGCTGTGCACGGGTTGTGCCTATGGAGTCCACTGTTGCAAAAACCTACCCTCCCGGTGACCGCAATTGGAAACGGTGGGAATGAATACTTGCTCACCGGTGTGAAGATATGTGAGCGAGCCACATGACGTCATCCAGCTACGTCATTTTGTCTGTGAGCGTTCAACGGCTCATCGTGCATACGAACTAATTATCGCGAAATGTTGTTTCCATTTGCGACCTGTTGCACGGTTCCTCCAGAAGTGCCACTCTTTGGTGATGGTCTTCCCATACCTTGTCAGTACCAGAGGTGCGCCTGCCCATCGATGAGCAATCAGGGCATATAGTTCAAAGGGTTAGTCGCGGAGGGCGTTCCGTGGTTCCTGAAATTATCCTAAGTGTGTCGATGCTGCATCGCTCAATATACCTCACAGTCAGTGCGTCGGCAAATCTGCATACGTCATACTGGGCACCAGCCCGTGCGCAACCTGTATATGCCAGCTTCCTATTTTCGTGGCTGCTGGTTTCCACAAGTCAAGTATTTATCGGCGAATGTCTGAGGTGAATGAACGATCACAGCGTGCTGATGGCGTGTGTTGATGCGCACGAAAGGTCCGATCAATGGATGATGCAGTACAATATTCTGAGCAGGCCAACGTACGCTAAATCCTTACACAGTTTCAGCTTGCTTTGCATCCCCTCCGTCATCAGCAGCCTGACCAGACACCTCTCGATGGAGCTGACTGCCAGATGTTACCAGGCCAGCTTCTCGATCACACCGCTCGTTCTTCTGACTATCACCGCCGACATTTCTCGATCACACCGCCCGTTCTTCTGACTATCCCCGCCGACATTGCTGAAGCTCGGGACTGCAGAATAGGGTGAGATATACCGCGTCGCAGGGGATGCTGGCTCCCTGTCTCTACCTTGCCGACGTTCGAAGACCTGTGGGCTTGGGCAAGAGCAAAGTCCCCGGAATCGAAGTATTTTCTTTTCTGCAATTTCGCTTAGTACTAGGCAAGTTAGATGAATTGCAACGCAGTGAATCACGCGATACCTCTAATTGATGACCGAGAAGCGCTGGCTTATTTGCTGTCCTGCCGTACAAGTGCTTGATGCGCAACTCTCTCTCCTTATCGCGCCTTGAGTCTTGGGAAGAGCTCATACCAAATGCCAG belongs to Purpureocillium takamizusanense chromosome 1, complete sequence and includes:
- a CDS encoding uncharacterized protein (COG:S~EggNog:ENOG503NXI1), whose protein sequence is MASQSPAADWGHLGGLSPAEQVEYRGGVLAFDGNPDFSESKVWAYVESFQDNILNMHPIIQPKVLNEWVRHFLDSLPRVQAKTSKPRASRTAFAVRTPVETTGSKRKRSPEPYRATIAGAVRAGKPDRSVHSALILTVLALGKVCLYRDNVPDALHHSEQVLHGSPFSRNGVPQSPIQDSLPNRATESQSSGPAKPKESERMPPGRRSSGHGQGQVLQGYDMKKNYEVILGLEYFALATDILGNYLGAYNSMGIVYTNIFAGLYYGQLARPLESFAFIHAAGHKLQAFLRPSFSKLRGLREKNELPKDTRSNQFALAFWTCLQLESDLIAELPLPHSGLLSYENDMPPPNLSLMLLHGFNQEVLESYSAQLALRTHLNTIHRTFYAPDSGIDSRSFRLGNWLETASTLSDVVSSLERVTSHFAIKPGDPPAGDILSARLRGKYWGAQAITYRPFIRMVLERKQFLAAVEPSLYQRVIEHAQRGIEALIESTRAFHGLGNLRPIVTNVFGTAHA
- a CDS encoding uncharacterized protein (COG:S~EggNog:ENOG503P77W), which encodes MSSSQDSRRDKERELRIKHLYGRTANKPALLGHQLEKRKYFDSGDFALAQAHRSSNVGKVETGSQHPLRRGISHPILQSRASAMSAGIVRRTGGVIEKCRR
- a CDS encoding uncharacterized protein (COG:E~EggNog:ENOG503P5P7) gives rise to the protein MSIEFQYAIPILRIFDIAKADEFYLGYLAFKVDWDHRFGDNAPLYRQVSRGGLVLHLSEHHGDGSPGVHVRVGMKGLAAYHGELGAKGYRRMNPGIEEGPAPSTVEMAVVDPFGNRITFCQEKEQE